In Solobacterium moorei, a single genomic region encodes these proteins:
- a CDS encoding QueT transporter family protein: MNMKTLTRVGMIAAIYTVVSLVLAPFTYGNVQVRIAEALTLLPLIYKPSIWGVTLGCFLTNLIGAMLGVNPTGFLDAIVGTIATFGAAYCTWVLKDKKVNGIPVLACLMPVIFNFFFVGAELACLFMPNEIVLGTLINGSFVAIGELISVVIGYFLVKALDKTKLFVE, translated from the coding sequence ATGAACATGAAGACCTTAACTAGGGTTGGGATGATTGCGGCAATCTACACCGTCGTATCATTAGTACTAGCACCATTTACATATGGTAATGTACAAGTAAGAATCGCAGAAGCTTTAACACTACTTCCATTAATTTACAAACCATCCATTTGGGGGGTAACACTTGGCTGTTTCTTAACCAACTTAATTGGAGCGATGTTAGGCGTTAATCCAACTGGATTCTTAGATGCGATCGTCGGAACAATCGCAACATTCGGTGCAGCTTACTGCACGTGGGTATTAAAAGATAAGAAAGTAAATGGTATCCCAGTACTTGCCTGCTTAATGCCTGTAATCTTTAACTTCTTCTTCGTAGGTGCAGAACTTGCATGCCTATTTATGCCAAATGAAATTGTATTAGGAACATTAATCAATGGTTCATTCGTCGCAATCGGAGAATTAATCTCAGTCGTCATTGGTTACTTCTTAGTCAAAGCATTAGATAAAACAAAGTTATTCGTAGAATAA
- a CDS encoding M15 family metallopeptidase, which translates to MTKKLAAAALLMFLIIATLIGSTLIKNDFLNPEKEPIVTTTEDKKEEKKETPKPEVDPETDTRFSDTNSILLLVNKKHKLEETYVPSDLTTVNVSTNGTEWTLRKEAAKALEELFNAAKEDGIQLRLGNSFRSGSYQGQLYQASVDRIGETSTNKTTAKAGYSELQTGLAAAILGADTTTDFNNSFAKSDEYKWLQENAYKYGFILRYPENKESITGYPYMPWHYRYVGNDTAEQIHDAGDDTTFEEFFGLKGGDYEKTSS; encoded by the coding sequence ATGACAAAGAAACTAGCTGCAGCAGCACTGCTCATGTTTCTGATTATCGCTACTTTAATTGGTAGTACTTTAATCAAGAATGATTTCTTGAATCCAGAAAAAGAGCCTATAGTTACTACAACAGAAGATAAAAAAGAAGAGAAGAAAGAAACTCCTAAGCCTGAAGTTGATCCCGAAACAGATACACGCTTCAGTGATACAAACAGTATCCTACTTCTTGTTAACAAAAAGCATAAGCTTGAAGAAACATATGTTCCATCTGACCTAACAACAGTTAACGTTAGTACAAACGGCACTGAATGGACTTTACGCAAAGAAGCTGCCAAAGCTCTTGAAGAATTATTCAATGCTGCTAAAGAAGATGGGATTCAATTACGTTTAGGAAATAGCTTCCGTTCCGGCTCCTACCAAGGGCAGCTATACCAGGCAAGTGTTGATCGTATTGGAGAAACTAGCACAAACAAAACAACTGCGAAAGCCGGTTATTCTGAATTACAAACTGGTCTAGCAGCTGCGATACTCGGTGCCGATACAACCACTGATTTTAATAACAGTTTTGCGAAATCTGATGAATACAAGTGGCTCCAAGAAAATGCTTATAAGTACGGCTTTATCTTACGCTATCCAGAAAACAAAGAATCTATTACTGGTTATCCCTATATGCCATGGCATTATCGTTATGTGGGAAACGATACAGCGGAACAGATTCACGATGCTGGTGATGACACAACATTCGAAGAATTCTTTGGTTTAAAAGGTGGAGACTACGAAAAGACTAGTTCTTAA
- a CDS encoding helix-turn-helix transcriptional regulator: MKDNRLFRILYYILENGKVTANELADKFEVSVRTIYRDIDAISSAGIPIYALQGKGGGIEIAEDFILSKLLLSENEKQQIMSALQGLDNTTKQHENELLTKLSALFKMKNTNWIEVDFNNWQNNKMYERTFNGIKSAILSKNIVSFTYFSSNEEETNRIVKPVRLLFKSQDWYLYALCLLRNDFRYFKLSRIKNLDIHTEKFDDSFEDAILKKEMPHENTVHIKVKFDRKVAFRVYDELNGEIIEGDDGNLYAEIEMSNDYNLYNYIFSFGDGAEVLEPKEIRMQIKEMINKMAEKYIT; encoded by the coding sequence ATGAAAGATAATAGACTATTTAGGATATTATATTACATTTTAGAAAATGGAAAAGTTACGGCTAATGAGCTTGCGGATAAATTTGAGGTATCAGTCAGGACGATATATCGAGATATTGACGCTATTAGCAGTGCGGGTATTCCCATCTATGCGTTGCAAGGAAAAGGTGGTGGAATAGAAATTGCTGAAGATTTTATTCTTAGTAAATTACTACTGTCTGAAAACGAGAAACAGCAAATTATGTCAGCTCTTCAAGGATTGGATAATACAACAAAACAACATGAGAATGAACTTCTAACAAAACTTTCTGCACTCTTTAAAATGAAAAATACCAATTGGATAGAAGTTGATTTTAATAATTGGCAAAACAATAAGATGTATGAAAGAACATTTAATGGTATTAAGTCTGCAATTTTAAGTAAGAACATTGTTTCATTCACATATTTTAGCAGCAATGAAGAAGAGACAAACAGAATCGTTAAACCCGTGAGATTACTTTTCAAGAGTCAGGATTGGTATCTATATGCCTTGTGTTTGCTCAGAAATGATTTTAGATATTTCAAGTTGTCCCGAATAAAGAATTTAGACATCCATACCGAAAAGTTTGATGACAGCTTTGAAGATGCAATACTCAAGAAAGAAATGCCACACGAGAACACAGTGCATATAAAAGTTAAGTTTGATCGTAAAGTTGCTTTTCGAGTATATGATGAGTTAAATGGAGAAATCATAGAAGGAGATGATGGAAATTTATATGCTGAAATAGAAATGTCGAATGACTATAACCTATATAATTATATTTTTTCTTTTGGAGATGGAGCAGAAGTATTAGAGCCAAAGGAGATACGAATGCAGATTAAAGAAATGATAAATAAAATGGCAGAAAAATATATAACATGA
- a CDS encoding radical SAM protein has product MHFTKVKGILSSKNGMNLFRGCTHGCIYCDSRSKCYQMNYKFEDVEVKENGISLLEESLKRKRKKCMIGLGSMTDPYIKEELELNYTRQALDIINKYGFGITLITKSANVLRDLDLFKEIHSKSKCVIQMTLTTYDEELCKKIEPNVSTTRERVEALKILRDEGIPTVVWLTPILPFITDTEENIIGILNYCKEVKVFGIICFGMGLTLREGNREYFYSQLDKKFPKLKERYIRGYGNNYVANSVNNKKLMNLFHEFCELNNIVHDNEAIFNYLNLFEGKNISKQLSFFDEV; this is encoded by the coding sequence GTGCATTTTACAAAAGTAAAAGGAATACTATCTTCAAAAAATGGAATGAATTTGTTCAGGGGTTGTACTCATGGCTGCATTTATTGTGACTCAAGAAGTAAATGTTATCAAATGAACTATAAATTTGAAGATGTAGAAGTAAAGGAAAATGGCATCAGTCTTTTGGAAGAGAGCCTAAAACGAAAGCGAAAAAAATGTATGATTGGTTTGGGATCTATGACGGATCCATACATTAAAGAGGAACTTGAACTAAATTATACAAGACAGGCACTTGATATAATAAATAAATATGGCTTCGGTATAACACTTATAACAAAGTCAGCTAATGTTTTAAGGGATTTAGATTTATTTAAGGAAATACATTCAAAATCAAAATGTGTAATTCAAATGACATTAACAACTTATGATGAAGAGCTTTGTAAAAAGATAGAGCCTAATGTTTCAACAACAAGAGAAAGGGTTGAAGCATTAAAAATATTGCGTGATGAGGGAATACCAACAGTAGTTTGGCTGACTCCGATATTACCATTTATTACCGATACGGAGGAAAACATCATTGGTATTTTAAATTATTGCAAGGAAGTAAAAGTGTTTGGAATAATATGCTTTGGTATGGGACTTACACTCAGAGAGGGAAACAGAGAATATTTTTATTCGCAGTTGGATAAAAAGTTTCCAAAGCTGAAAGAACGATACATCAGAGGATACGGAAACAATTATGTAGCAAACAGTGTAAACAACAAAAAACTAATGAATTTGTTTCATGAATTCTGTGAGCTGAATAACATCGTTCATGATAATGAAGCGATATTTAACTACCTCAATTTATTTGAAGGAAAGAATATTTCAAAGCAACTCAGTTTCTTTGATGAAGTTTGA
- a CDS encoding branched-chain amino acid transporter permease produces MVKRRASYYLHDWYYSVSNISNHFWLKFLYDTYDGSYRYHANVIEKKNGIVGCAEMIISQQIITIALCIFGTMLTRFLPFIIFSVKRKIPEFVNCIDRYLPSTVFGMLVIYCLKDVQFLQGNYGISKMISILVITILHVWKRNMLISIPGGTICYMVLIQLVF; encoded by the coding sequence ATGGTTAAAAGAAGAGCATCATATTACCTCCATGATTGGTATTATAGCGTCAGTAATATATCTAATCATTTTTGGCTTAAATTCCTTTATGATACCTACGATGGCAGTTATCGTTATCACGCTAACGTTATCGAAAAGAAGAATGGAATCGTTGGATGTGCAGAAATGATAATCTCACAGCAGATTATAACAATCGCTCTATGTATATTTGGCACAATGTTGACGAGATTTTTGCCGTTTATCATTTTTAGTGTAAAGAGGAAAATACCTGAATTTGTAAATTGTATTGATAGATATCTTCCATCCACAGTATTTGGAATGTTGGTTATATACTGTCTGAAGGATGTTCAGTTCTTACAGGGAAATTATGGCATTTCGAAGATGATTTCTATACTAGTTATCACTATCCTACATGTATGGAAGCGTAATATGCTAATTTCAATTCCAGGTGGAACGATTTGTTATATGGTATTAATTCAACTTGTGTTTTGA
- a CDS encoding GyrI-like domain-containing protein, translating into MMKYEWRKQENNLYSVKQMPIIVNVPKQKFVLVKGKGNPNEVDFSNRISALYSLAYAIKMLFKNAMKNKTDNEITDFTVYPLEGLWEKVNGAELDKNKLEYTLMIKQPDFITQEIFTKALENIKKKKPNALYDEMSFREIEEGKSIQILHVGSYDDEPKSFEQLNELARKLDLRRIGDFHKEIYLSNKNRTSEEKQKTILRYSVK; encoded by the coding sequence ATGATGAAATATGAATGGCGAAAACAAGAAAATAATCTTTACAGCGTAAAACAAATGCCAATTATTGTAAATGTTCCAAAGCAAAAATTTGTTTTGGTAAAAGGTAAAGGAAATCCGAATGAAGTAGATTTCTCAAACAGAATATCCGCATTATATTCTCTTGCTTATGCCATTAAAATGTTGTTTAAAAATGCAATGAAAAATAAAACTGATAACGAGATTACAGATTTTACGGTATATCCATTAGAGGGATTATGGGAAAAAGTAAATGGAGCAGAGCTTGATAAAAATAAACTGGAATACACATTGATGATTAAACAACCTGATTTTATTACACAAGAGATATTCACAAAGGCACTTGAGAATATAAAAAAGAAAAAGCCTAATGCATTGTATGATGAGATGAGTTTTAGAGAAATAGAAGAAGGTAAATCCATTCAGATTTTACATGTTGGAAGTTATGATGATGAACCAAAATCATTTGAACAGCTAAATGAACTTGCAAGAAAACTTGATCTTAGAAGAATAGGTGATTTTCATAAAGAAATATACCTAAGTAATAAAAACAGGACATCAGAAGAAAAACAAAAAACTATATTAAGATATTCAGTGAAATAG
- a CDS encoding PD-(D/E)XK nuclease family protein, with translation MKTILCANYQKEYIYEDLAKHNHGVVKNVLAVPLSVALGEKHTDKHVALLKISYTLKKRSDEFPIYQKMFDYPAFIQEIFQFVLECIQRDIQVDALPETNEQEKELKEIIRILLEIPFVEKENVENKGTAIQKLQQDDVEVYPFFEADPYYVEILEQLKDKTKTNDTTTSQKHLRYALSTRREIEAVAQDIATYRRPCNLVLTSWKTQYPVVQQVFGRYEIPFSTVHHDVSARLIQRYIALVNLAYQKNKEALMKALYIDAFGVDDQKKSSSLFTVLKYLDQVLVDVECPKHLSQSLEASEVFKKEATRYAYFEERADELFNSIQQALDSLMQASTFEEMLMNAFEIIRNQKILQNKHELKEGRQLRNILQSILTSEKLTVENIPFVMHMLQGIHSDSAVFTDAICTVADLTYPVKKQEVTYVIGCSGKNYPGFPVHNGLFDEDYLAKIPAYPSMNKRYGYYMNALRWIDSSAEEIYYSYSTNDYQGKEMQLAYEVQSKVDMKTENIPWPILIVDNHMEVKHELTPETAQQLFLDEKGLLNGSVSTVESYYRNPYGYFIQKGLGIMDQEFSELDPITIGNIQHHFMYTLLSSYKNKYMHESVKRKQYALQEDGKNILTSTEIKELLRPYFDILKLTHPNEQYLYDISLERLADSLSKFMTFMHDLEEDTSFIPEYFEYRLPETVIGNVNIHGIIDRIDLYQDLIRIIDYKSSVLSIGEAEVKQGLRLQMLTYMMIVANNLQGKKYNPTAVQYISMKDETIDLNRIYNKCGDMPKQALLNSLEGDFIKSRKCAVWIFNEHRDDVDLGARHIKSPKNIYDFDKIQAYIEGIYANFHEHVLSGNIELSPIENTTLPYMAMYHFDGKYRIPTAVEVEGIPTEIPFKLEKEEVAAKGAKEDENL, from the coding sequence ATGAAAACAATTTTATGTGCAAATTACCAAAAAGAGTATATTTATGAGGATCTTGCAAAACATAATCATGGCGTTGTCAAAAATGTACTAGCAGTTCCACTTTCTGTTGCGCTAGGAGAAAAACATACAGACAAGCATGTAGCACTTTTGAAGATCTCTTATACATTAAAAAAGAGAAGTGATGAGTTTCCCATTTATCAAAAGATGTTTGACTATCCTGCATTCATTCAGGAGATTTTTCAGTTTGTATTAGAGTGTATTCAACGCGATATTCAAGTTGATGCTCTACCTGAGACAAATGAACAAGAAAAGGAATTAAAAGAAATCATTCGTATTCTATTAGAAATTCCATTTGTGGAAAAAGAGAATGTAGAAAATAAGGGAACTGCAATTCAGAAATTGCAGCAGGACGATGTAGAAGTATATCCTTTCTTTGAGGCAGATCCATACTATGTGGAAATTCTAGAACAACTCAAAGACAAAACAAAAACAAATGACACAACAACTAGTCAAAAACATTTACGCTATGCATTAAGTACGCGTCGTGAAATTGAGGCGGTAGCACAGGATATCGCAACATATCGAAGACCATGTAATTTAGTACTTACTTCATGGAAAACACAATACCCTGTTGTACAACAAGTATTTGGAAGATATGAGATACCATTTTCAACAGTTCATCATGATGTATCTGCCAGATTGATTCAACGCTATATCGCATTAGTCAATCTTGCGTATCAAAAGAATAAAGAAGCGTTAATGAAGGCTTTATATATAGATGCATTTGGTGTAGATGACCAAAAGAAGAGTAGTTCACTATTTACAGTACTCAAATATCTAGACCAAGTATTGGTAGATGTTGAATGTCCAAAACATTTATCGCAATCTCTAGAGGCATCAGAAGTATTCAAAAAGGAAGCTACACGTTATGCATACTTTGAAGAGCGTGCAGATGAGTTATTCAATAGTATTCAACAGGCTTTAGATAGCTTAATGCAAGCATCTACATTTGAAGAAATGTTGATGAATGCATTTGAAATTATCCGTAATCAAAAGATTTTGCAGAATAAACATGAACTCAAAGAAGGAAGACAATTACGCAATATTTTACAGTCTATTTTAACAAGTGAGAAACTGACTGTGGAAAATATTCCTTTTGTCATGCATATGTTACAGGGAATTCATTCGGATAGTGCTGTGTTTACAGACGCGATCTGTACTGTAGCAGATTTAACTTATCCGGTTAAGAAACAAGAAGTAACTTATGTAATTGGATGTAGTGGTAAGAATTATCCAGGCTTTCCAGTTCATAATGGTTTGTTTGATGAAGATTATCTTGCAAAGATACCGGCGTATCCAAGTATGAATAAGCGCTATGGTTACTATATGAACGCACTTAGGTGGATTGATTCCTCTGCAGAAGAAATCTATTATTCATATTCTACAAATGACTACCAAGGCAAAGAAATGCAGCTAGCATACGAAGTGCAATCAAAAGTGGACATGAAGACAGAAAACATCCCATGGCCAATTTTGATTGTAGATAATCATATGGAAGTAAAACATGAATTAACACCAGAAACTGCACAACAATTATTTTTAGATGAAAAGGGCTTATTAAATGGTTCTGTTAGTACGGTAGAGTCATATTACCGCAATCCATATGGATACTTTATCCAAAAGGGGTTAGGAATTATGGACCAAGAATTCTCGGAGCTTGATCCAATCACGATTGGAAATATTCAACATCATTTCATGTATACATTACTATCTTCTTATAAAAATAAATACATGCATGAAAGCGTAAAGCGTAAACAGTATGCATTACAAGAAGATGGAAAGAACATTTTAACATCTACCGAAATCAAAGAGCTACTAAGACCATATTTTGATATACTCAAGCTAACACATCCAAATGAACAATATCTATACGATATCTCTTTGGAAAGATTGGCAGATTCATTGTCTAAGTTTATGACATTCATGCATGATTTAGAAGAAGATACAAGCTTTATTCCAGAATATTTTGAGTATCGTTTACCTGAAACAGTAATTGGTAATGTGAATATCCACGGTATTATTGATCGTATTGATCTATACCAGGATTTGATTCGCATCATTGATTACAAATCTTCGGTATTATCTATTGGTGAAGCGGAAGTAAAGCAGGGCTTACGTCTACAGATGTTAACGTACATGATGATTGTAGCAAATAACCTGCAAGGAAAGAAATACAATCCAACAGCTGTACAGTATATCTCTATGAAGGATGAAACGATTGATTTGAATCGTATCTACAACAAATGTGGCGATATGCCAAAACAAGCATTGTTAAATAGCTTAGAAGGGGATTTCATCAAGAGTCGAAAGTGTGCCGTATGGATTTTCAACGAACATCGTGATGATGTGGATTTAGGCGCAAGACATATCAAGAGTCCAAAGAATATCTACGACTTTGATAAGATTCAAGCATACATTGAAGGAATCTATGCAAACTTCCATGAACATGTACTTAGCGGAAATATTGAACTTTCTCCAATTGAGAATACAACATTACCATATATGGCGATGTATCACTTTGATGGTAAATATCGCATTCCAACAGCAGTGGAGGTGGAAGGTATTCCAACGGAAATTCCATTTAAATTAGAGAAAGAAGAAGTTGCGGCAAAGGGGGCAAAAGAAGATGAGAATCTCTGA
- a CDS encoding ClbS/DfsB family four-helix bundle protein — MSRPTTKNDLMTAAKENYEKLNLLISKMTEEELNTPFDFSKDEKKKEAHWKRDKNLRDILTHLYEWHQLILNWVHSNQEGEENPFLPEPYNWKTYGDMNVELWKKHQNTSLEDAIKIVHKSHSDVLALAEKFTNEELFSKGVYKWVGGSVLGSYFVSATASHYDWAMKKIKAHQKNVNQK; from the coding sequence ATGTCAAGACCAACGACAAAAAATGATTTAATGACTGCTGCTAAGGAAAACTATGAAAAGTTAAATTTACTTATTTCAAAGATGACAGAGGAAGAGTTAAATACGCCCTTTGATTTTTCAAAAGATGAAAAGAAAAAAGAAGCTCATTGGAAAAGAGATAAAAACTTAAGAGATATTCTAACCCATCTCTATGAATGGCATCAGCTTATTTTGAATTGGGTACATTCCAATCAAGAGGGAGAAGAAAACCCATTTTTACCTGAACCATATAACTGGAAAACTTATGGAGATATGAATGTGGAACTTTGGAAGAAACATCAAAATACTTCTCTTGAAGACGCAATTAAAATAGTTCATAAATCACATAGTGATGTATTAGCGTTAGCTGAAAAATTTACAAATGAAGAACTCTTTTCAAAAGGTGTTTATAAATGGGTCGGAGGAAGTGTGCTTGGTTCATACTTTGTAAGTGCAACTGCAAGTCATTATGATTGGGCAATGAAAAAGATTAAAGCGCATCAGAAAAATGTAAATCAAAAATAA
- a CDS encoding UvrD-helicase domain-containing protein has translation MRISEKNQLSAEQSVACNSSGMGIVVSASAGAGKTKVLVSRLVKRCIEDNPRVPLSRILALTFTEAAASEMKKRVAQELNEIKQLAEKEEPVDQELIQYIDDQIIALASANITTIDSFCLSIIKKYYNIIGLDPATTENILSSGQNENIQRDAFMRALEYAYQISPQETIMLASYFSSRADDYDGLYNAVVKINRHTESSVDPDEWYQHALKMYPKKFDPTSSNNFTSFDAFDINIRKYFFASLYGQLAVLQRDIEILQELPEAINGRGKIIDNSVAFDTFLNIIRTLQAELMPEDEHSAYTFAIYQNYKQQIQMMDDTKLSSYKKENYPEHARAMDHLKKILKNMAEGRLNEDDFVSDARDASIINTALINLAKNTYQNCIRIKQENTAMYFSDMERYAYEILKHENVAKVIRDNLQEVMIDEFQDTSKLQDTIIEMIASPNCIFRVGDTKQSIYRFRQAKPALMRSKLNESEKITEETIDTSMQSAKIILSRNYRSDARIIQFTNILFQKIMNVKESTEKYGEDDIVDWFPKNDSPDALIEFASYTPKNKTTIVSDDEDEDEDIKMIKANWIANKIIDTYNQEFELAKKNDTKLPSFHDFAILLRSHGDKAYLKAAFEAKGIPYSIDTREGFYRSELCQTVIALCTAMLDEEADSALFACMVSNLYNYSDEEIAKAKIRLGSIKAVAKEFGIYDDLQMYKEIADTYGIPRMLSELANHNAYFNRLNISQQSNFDYLFEMTVSAKYHSVAEFLNSLKAVEDEVSNEAVSKGSADDIVTVTTIHHSKGLQYKYVFLWSNAINQFRDSAEAVNVDDDLYLGLNFLCANPYRAKRKTIHKRAIEYKANLEDAEEFIRILYVAVTRAVRRLYIVDALPKPIPYRGKKFMLGDLLIRNGMSGLILSTMANEPIMKRVDIDPSWNVYLEHKETETVTELPHYGYTSVEEKEILTPSSTEFGSSLPALDLTETNAGREYGTHIHACFEQIPTRLFNADDLTFLNLSSTELKHLLAFGDSDIYHQAVEGEIHHEYPFYVQTEKEKIHGIMDFVSILEDRIILIDFKTDNAELSKIKSLYTEQINTYRKALQLIYPNKTIDAYAWSVHHDKALEI, from the coding sequence ATGAGAATCTCTGAGAAAAATCAATTATCTGCTGAACAGTCCGTTGCCTGTAATTCTTCTGGGATGGGTATCGTCGTTTCCGCCTCTGCAGGTGCAGGTAAGACAAAAGTACTCGTATCCCGTTTGGTAAAAAGATGTATTGAGGATAACCCACGTGTACCTTTATCACGTATCCTCGCCTTAACATTTACCGAAGCAGCCGCAAGTGAAATGAAGAAGCGTGTTGCCCAAGAGTTAAATGAAATCAAACAGTTAGCAGAAAAAGAAGAACCTGTTGATCAAGAATTAATTCAGTATATCGATGATCAGATTATCGCACTCGCAAGTGCAAATATTACAACCATCGACTCTTTCTGTTTATCTATTATCAAGAAGTATTACAACATTATCGGTCTAGATCCAGCAACGACAGAAAATATTCTCTCAAGTGGACAAAATGAAAATATTCAGCGTGATGCGTTTATGCGTGCATTAGAGTATGCCTATCAAATAAGCCCACAAGAAACCATTATGCTAGCTTCGTACTTTTCTAGTCGTGCTGACGACTATGATGGACTATATAATGCGGTTGTGAAAATCAATCGTCATACGGAATCATCCGTTGATCCAGATGAATGGTACCAACATGCATTAAAGATGTATCCAAAGAAGTTTGATCCTACAAGTTCAAATAACTTTACATCATTTGATGCATTCGATATCAATATCCGTAAGTATTTCTTTGCGTCTTTGTATGGACAGCTAGCAGTATTACAGCGCGATATTGAAATCTTGCAAGAGTTACCGGAAGCCATCAATGGACGTGGAAAAATAATCGATAATTCTGTAGCCTTTGATACATTCTTAAATATCATTCGAACATTACAGGCTGAACTGATGCCAGAAGATGAACATTCTGCCTATACTTTTGCGATATATCAAAACTATAAACAACAGATTCAAATGATGGATGATACAAAGCTTTCTAGTTATAAGAAAGAGAATTATCCGGAACATGCACGTGCAATGGATCATTTGAAAAAGATACTCAAGAATATGGCAGAGGGACGCTTGAATGAAGATGATTTTGTCTCAGACGCAAGAGATGCCTCTATCATCAATACGGCACTCATTAACCTAGCGAAGAATACATATCAAAATTGTATACGTATCAAACAAGAAAATACCGCAATGTATTTCTCTGATATGGAGCGCTATGCATATGAAATTCTAAAACATGAAAATGTTGCAAAGGTAATCCGCGATAACTTACAAGAAGTCATGATTGATGAGTTCCAGGATACAAGTAAACTACAGGACACAATTATTGAAATGATTGCAAGTCCTAACTGTATCTTTCGTGTAGGTGACACGAAACAATCTATCTATCGTTTCCGTCAGGCGAAGCCTGCGCTAATGCGTTCCAAATTAAATGAGTCAGAAAAGATTACTGAAGAAACCATCGATACATCTATGCAGTCTGCGAAGATCATCCTTTCTAGAAACTATCGTTCAGATGCACGTATTATTCAATTTACAAATATACTCTTTCAAAAGATTATGAATGTAAAAGAGAGTACAGAAAAGTATGGTGAGGATGATATCGTTGACTGGTTCCCAAAGAATGATAGTCCAGATGCGTTAATTGAATTTGCAAGTTATACTCCGAAGAATAAAACAACGATTGTCAGTGATGATGAGGACGAAGATGAGGATATCAAGATGATCAAGGCGAATTGGATTGCCAATAAGATTATTGATACCTATAACCAAGAATTCGAACTTGCAAAAAAGAACGATACAAAGCTACCATCTTTCCATGATTTTGCGATACTCTTACGAAGTCATGGTGATAAAGCATATCTCAAAGCGGCCTTTGAAGCGAAGGGAATTCCTTACAGCATTGATACACGTGAAGGATTCTATCGTTCAGAGCTATGTCAAACAGTTATTGCGTTATGTACTGCTATGTTAGACGAAGAAGCAGACTCTGCTCTATTTGCATGCATGGTTTCTAATCTTTATAACTATAGTGATGAAGAGATTGCAAAGGCAAAGATAAGACTAGGTTCAATAAAGGCAGTCGCCAAAGAGTTTGGCATCTATGATGATTTACAGATGTATAAAGAGATTGCGGATACCTATGGTATTCCAAGAATGTTATCAGAGCTTGCGAATCATAACGCTTACTTCAATCGTTTAAATATCAGTCAACAGTCAAACTTTGACTATCTATTTGAAATGACAGTATCTGCGAAGTATCACTCTGTTGCGGAATTCTTAAATTCCTTAAAAGCAGTTGAAGATGAAGTATCCAATGAAGCTGTCTCTAAGGGCTCAGCAGATGATATCGTTACCGTCACAACGATTCACCATTCAAAAGGATTGCAGTATAAGTATGTATTCCTGTGGAGTAATGCAATAAATCAGTTTAGAGATAGTGCAGAAGCAGTCAATGTCGATGATGATCTCTATCTTGGATTAAACTTCTTATGTGCGAATCCATATCGTGCGAAACGAAAGACAATTCATAAACGTGCGATTGAATACAAAGCAAACTTAGAAGATGCGGAAGAATTTATTCGTATCTTATATGTAGCAGTTACACGTGCAGTACGTAGACTCTATATCGTAGACGCACTACCCAAACCAATTCCATATCGTGGAAAGAAATTTATGTTAGGTGATTTACTCATCCGTAATGGTATGTCAGGATTAATCCTTAGCACAATGGCAAACGAACCAATTATGAAACGGGTTGATATTGATCCATCATGGAATGTATACCTAGAACATAAAGAAACAGAGACTGTCACAGAACTTCCTCACTATGGATACACAAGTGTAGAAGAGAAGGAAATATTAACACCAAGTTCTACCGAGTTTGGCAGTAGCTTACCAGCATTAGATTTAACAGAAACAAATGCTGGAAGAGAATATGGAACACACATTCATGCATGCTTTGAACAAATACCAACAAGATTATTTAACGCAGATGATTTAACATTCCTAAATCTCTCTTCAACAGAGTTAAAACATCTACTGGCATTCGGTGATTCAGATATATATCACCAAGCTGTAGAAGGTGAAATTCATCACGAGTATCCTTTCTATGTACAAACAGAGAAAGAAAAGATACATGGTATCATGGACTTTGTGTCAATCTTAGAAGATAGAATTATTCTGATTGATTTTAAGACGGATAACGCAGAATTATCTAAGATTAAATCGTTGTATACAGAACAGATCAATACATATAGAAAAGCACTACAGCTAATTTACCCAAATAAAACAATTGATGCATATGCATGGTCAGTACATCATGATAAAGCTTTAGAAATTTAA